GCGTATAATTTATTTTCCAAATAGGAGCGTACGACTGCCGCCGTATTCTCGGGGCGAAGTGTGATACTGCGGTCACCTCTGTCGGTGAACGTGTACATTTCTTTTTCAACGACATCGGTCGTCGAACCGATACCGCGCAAGAACAGCTCCGTATGCTCGAAGATCGGCGTGCGGATCTCTTCATAGTCGAACAGACGGCACGTGTCGCGAATGACATTTTCTATATAACGCCAATTCACAACGTCTTTCGGCAAAATATCTTTTGTCCCTCTGGGACCCATTGTAAGCATCCCTATGATTCCTCCTTATATGCCAGATCATGGAACAACCGATCACGTTCAGCCAGATATTCATCCAGCTTCTCTCCATAGACGGCAACATTTTTCGGATGAAGCAAGTTCTGGAACGTCTTGCCATCGCGGAAAAGTATCTTCGTCGTTGAGGACGGCCCTATGCCGATGATCGTCTGTCGTTCTTCGATCATTCTGATGTTATAAATGCTCTCTGCACCAACTTTGGCATACCCCACATTCTCCAAGTTGCCTTGGATATTACGCTGCCGATACAAATAATACGGCTTCATTCCTATCTCACCGGCCATCTCTTCGGCTATGCGGAACATCTCTCGCGCTTCACCAAACGATGGAAGCGGATACTCTATGAGCTTCTCTTTCAGCGGAGAGGCTCGTTTGATCGCCAAGGAATGGATCGTTATATTGTCAGGGTCAAGCTTTTGGATCTGCATCATCGTATCGCGCACATCTTCGACTGTTTCCCCCGGCAAGCCAATAATAATATCCATGTTGATGACAGAAATCGAGCTTTGACGAATTTGCTCGAATATCTCTATTATATCGCGAACGGTATGGTTTCGTCCAATCCGTTTTAATGTTTTTTCCTGCATCGTCTGCGGATTAAGACTGATACGGGTCACCCCGTGCGCACACATCGCTTCTATTTTCTTCGTTGTGATCGTATCGGGCCTGCCTGCTTCAACGGTAAACTCCTTTACCGCATCGAGCGGTATCTGTTCCCGCACGAAAGCAAGTAGGTCATAAAAATCCTCATCAGACAAGCTGGTCGGTGTACCACCGCCGATATAGAGCGTATCAACAACAAGGCCGTACCTCTCTATCATCTCTGCCGTTTTCGTGATCTCTCGTTTCAGATCATCAAGGAATGATACTATCTGCGTATGATCTTTCGGCAATAGTGCCGACGGAAACGAGCAGTACAAGCAATGCGTCGGACAGAATGGTATCCCGATATAGATACTGATATGGTTC
This sequence is a window from Selenomonadales bacterium. Protein-coding genes within it:
- the hemZ gene encoding coproporphyrinogen dehydrogenase HemZ, giving the protein VRAVESTMQLFEDAFREELIGQLTIENSINEEKHLIRTQFCYTDAADRETDWYIESMVPQHTFQTDIAAKRRLVCCHVFHAMKRITGKVPSEWGILVGVRPVKIARTYLEMGLSEEETITRLQEDYLMSASKASFITEVAVKERPFLVTEANHISIYIGIPFCPTHCLYCSFPSALLPKDHTQIVSFLDDLKREITKTAEMIERYGLVVDTLYIGGGTPTSLSDEDFYDLLAFVREQIPLDAVKEFTVEAGRPDTITTKKIEAMCAHGVTRISLNPQTMQEKTLKRIGRNHTVRDIIEIFEQIRQSSISVINMDIIIGLPGETVEDVRDTMMQIQKLDPDNITIHSLAIKRASPLKEKLIEYPLPSFGEAREMFRIAEEMAGEIGMKPYYLYRQRNIQGNLENVGYAKVGAESIYNIRMIEERQTIIGIGPSSTTKILFRDGKTFQNLLHPKNVAVYGEKLDEYLAERDRLFHDLAYKEES